A stretch of Megalobrama amblycephala isolate DHTTF-2021 linkage group LG14, ASM1881202v1, whole genome shotgun sequence DNA encodes these proteins:
- the LOC125246343 gene encoding gastrula zinc finger protein XlCGF57.1-like translates to MRTHTGEKSYTCQQCGKSFTANGHLTVHMRIHTGEKPFTCQQCGKSFAEKGHLRSHMSIHSGEKPYTCKLCGKNFTDKGNLQVHMRIHTGEKVFTCDQCGKSFTQKIHLNGHMRIHTGEKPFTCKLCGKSFTDIGILKVHMRIHTGEKPFPCQECGMNFTQKGHLKVHMRIHTGEELFSCQQCGKSFTQKGNLKVHVKNHNGEKPFT, encoded by the coding sequence ATGAggactcacactggagaaaagtcttatacctgccaacagtgtggaaagagctttaCTGCAAATGGACATCTtacagtccacatgagaattcacactggagagaaacctttcacctgccaacagtgtggaaagagctttgcTGAAAAAGGACACCTTAGATCCCACATGAGTATTCactctggagagaagccttacacctgcaaaCTGTGTGGAAAGAACTTCACTGATAAAGGAAACCTtcaagtccacatgagaattcacactggagagaaggtgttcacatgtgatcagtgtggaaagagtttcactcaaaaaatacatcttaatggccacatgagaattcacactggagagaaacctttcacctgcAAATTGTGTGGAAAGAGCTTTACTGATATTGGAATCCTTAAagttcacatgagaattcacactggagagaagcccttCCCCTGCCAAGAGTGTGGAATGAATTTCACTCAAAAAGGACatcttaaagtccacatgagaattcacactggagaggaGCTTTTCagctgccaacagtgtggaaagagcttcactcaaaaaggaaaccttaaagtccatGTGAAAAATCACaatggagagaagcctttcacctga